A window of the Candida orthopsilosis Co 90-125, chromosome 1 draft sequence genome harbors these coding sequences:
- a CDS encoding Tes1 protein (S. cerevisiae homolog TES1 has acyl-CoA thioesterase activity, has role in fatty acid beta-oxidation and localizes to peroxisome, mitochondrion), whose product MTTPLEKLRNDVYKDDKVGKIEAKTSVKLISEEGNKMIYEGNYPVEPYKEGARGTYGGDFIAQGLNVAWESIGRPDFQPHSIHSYFVKAGSKDSVLRWEVIKVSDSRNFSNRIALAYQQHTNQLCFTLQCSFTRDNHLDKRQADHQKLVASGAEVKSVPFQFKRNPNPKFFKYKDDIEDLLYFEHTNGNIAHAIPREIFRKTRNFNMNRIGDEELGFYVKFLDDYNLGTDYVRQSFLGLAFASDSLWLATLVKALGLPVTSKDADFFRVSLDHSLYFHDLNFDSSSWLYVDYRFLSMGNNRILAVVNFYTLEGKAICTAVQEAYGFLPGELVEKSRKLHEQYNGENSRQQVAKL is encoded by the coding sequence ATGACCACACCATTAGAAAAATTAAGAAACGATGTCTACAAAGACGACAAAGTGGGGAAAATAGAAGCCAAAACCTCAGTTAAACTCATTTCAGAAGAAGGCAACAAAATGATCTATGAGGGAAACTATCCCGTAGAACCATACAAAGAAGGAGCTAGAGGTACTTATGGTGGAGATTTTATTGCCCAAGGTCTTAACGTCGCTTGGGAATCTATTGGAAGACCCGATTTTCAACCTCATTCAATCCATTCGTATTTTGTTAAAGCTGGTTCAAAAGATAGTGTTCTTAGATGGGAAGTTATCAAAGTTTCCGATTCAAGGAATTTCTCAAATAGAATTGCTCTTgcttatcaacaacatacGAATCAATTGTGTTTTACTTTGCAATGTTCATTCACTAGAGATAATCATCTTGATAAAAGACAAGCTGATCATCAAAAATTGGTTGCTTCTGGAGCTGAAGTCAAGTCAGTACCGTTTCAATTCAAGAGAAATCCCAACcccaaatttttcaaatataaagatgatattgaagatcTTCTTTATTTTGAGCATACAAATGGAAATATTGCTCATGCTATTCCCAGGGAAATTTTTCGCAAGACCAGGAATTTCAACATGAATAGAATCGGTGACGAGGAACTTGGATTTTATGTCAAGTTTTTGGATGATTATAATTTGGGTACGGACTACGTTAGACAGTCATTTTTGGGGTTGGCTTTTGCTTCAGATTCATTATGGTTGGCAACTCTTGTGAAGGCACTTGGACTACCTGTGACTCTGAAGGATGCTGACTTTTTTCGCGTCAGTTTAGACCACTCGTTATATTTCCACGACTTAAACTTCGATTCAAGCTCGTGGCTTTATGTTGATTACAGATTTTTGTCCATGGGTAATAATAGAATCTTGGCGGTGGTCAATTTTTATACGTTAGAGGGTAAAGCCATTTGTACTGCTGTTCAAGAAGCTTATGGATTTTTACCAGGTGAGTTGGTGGAGAAGTCAAGGAAACTTCACGAACAGTATAATGGGGAGAATAGTCGACaacaagttgcaaaattgtga
- a CDS encoding Tes1 acyl-CoA thioesterase translates to MPEVTAERVLRPLDAKAAFDVVQIDKQTYRGVKPLRKPGKEVRGVYGGNIVAQSILVAMRSAPGYTPNSVHSHFLKAVNENSPLIWKIEDISSGKSFATRKILAYQDDVAVFTAIISLTTKNSTSKTGHKDNTKMEYSVPPGKTLSTQSLKGEPSAYASLPLFVYQKFYEEQKDKDTYAFQLRWGIKDDPNFHQELQNVTPEFKYVGLTVLTDWVGVELLVPHVGIETPPKFETSIDHNIYYHEDDFDIDQWFSYVLRFKWIGNDRALVKADLYTEDNKHVVSIVQERLYVTSSKL, encoded by the coding sequence ATGCCAGAAGTTACAGCAGAGAGAGTATTACGACCATTGGATGCAAAAGCTGcatttgatgttgttcAAATAGACAAGCAAACTTATCGTGGTGTTAAGCCATTGAGGAAACCAGGCAAGGAAGTGAGAGGAGTGTACGGGGGAAACATTGTAGCACAATCTATTCTTGTTGCAATGAGGTCTGCACCAGGATACACACCAAACTCCGTTCATTCGCATTTCCTAAAAGCTGTTAATGAGAATAGTCCAttaatttggaaaattgaagatataTCCTCCGGTAAATCATTTGCTACAAGAAAAATTCTTGCATATCAAGATGATGTTGCCGTATTCACCGCAATTATTTCTTTAACTACTAAGAATTCAACTTCTAAAACGGGCCACAAGGACAATACAAAGATGGAGTATAGTGTCCCACCAGGAAAAACATTATCAACTCAAAGTCTTAAAGGTGAACCACTGGCATATGCATCACTACCTTTATTCGTATACCAGAAGTTTTACGAAGAACAAAAGGATAAAGATACCTATGCTTTCCAGCTAAGATGGGGTATTAAAGatgatccaaattttcatcaagaacTTCAAAATGTAACGCCAGAATTTAAATATGTTGGTCTTACTGTTTTAACCGATTGGGTGGGTGTTGAGTTATTAGTACCACATGTGGGTATTGAAACTCCACcgaaatttgaaacttcaattgatcataaTATTTATTATCATGAAGACGATTTTGATATAGATCAATGGTTTCTGTATGTTTTAAGATTTAAATGGATTGGAAATGATAGAGCATTGGTTAAGGCTGATTTGTACACAGAAGATAATAAGCATGTCGTGAGCATTGTACAAGAGAGGTTGTATGTGACTAGTTCCAAATTATGA
- a CDS encoding Tes15 acyl-CoA thioesterase, which translates to MNSENYVRGETIDVQEEFGVIDKGNDKYIGKKPLIKPLHLAPGAYGGNLAGQALLVAMKSTEPEFKPHSLHSFFVRAATSETPIEWQVERISSGKTFCNRAVKGFQNGKIVYFANISLTKKNSYNDSLAKWETEIAKFEQRGKDGDVEEDDDDDDDVQAPQKPFRFQTPLHDWVKKYGEDSLIVSPCESNMLSYFKFCPDFIHLDKSTYEENVPIAERKFSFLVRWGIDNEQGYNQPLKNVDEQFQFVGLANLSDALILNVLARVLRLGDVSVQDNMKNFFGVSLDHVLYVHDNDFDVTKWMTYSFKTIRFSHDRVLFEGELYNDKGIHVASVVQEGLVKLSGAERDAKL; encoded by the coding sequence ATGAATAGCGAAAACTACGTTAGAGGTGAAACAATCGATGTTCAAGAAGAATTTGGCGTAATAGATAAAGGTAATGACAAATATATTGGTAAAAAGCCATTAATCAAACCACTTCATCTTGCTCCTGGAGCTTATGGCGGGAATCTTGCTGGACAAGCTTTGTTAGTAGCTATGAAGTCAACTGAACCTGAATTCAAACCTCATTCCTTGCATTCATTCTTCGTTAGAGCAGCTACTTCAGAAACCCCAATTGAGTGGCAAGTTGAAAGAATATCTAGTGGTAAAACCTTTTGTAATCGAGCAGTTAAAggttttcaaaatggtaaaattgtttattttgcTAATATTTCATTAACTAAAAAAAACTCATATAATGATAGTTTAGCTAAATGGGAAACTGAGattgccaaatttgaacaacGGGGTAAAGatggtgatgttgaagaggatgatgacgatgatgatgatgttcaAGCTCCACAAAAACCGTTCCGATTCCAAACTCCATTACATGATTGGGTTAAGAAGTATGGTGAGGATAGTTTAATTGTTTCTCCTTGTGAATCAAACATGTTGAGTtattttaaattttgtcCTGATTTTATTCATTTAGACAAATCAACttatgaagaaaatgtCCCCATTGCAGAACGgaagttttcttttttggtAAGATGGGGGATAGACAATGAACAAGGGTATAATCAacctttgaaaaatgttgacgagcaatttcaattcgTTGGTTTGGCCAATCTTTCCGATGCTTTAATTCTCAATGTTTTGGCTAGAGTTTTAAGATTAGGTGATGTTTCAGTTCAAGATAATatgaagaatttttttGGAGTTAGTCTTGATCATGTCTTATATGTACACgataatgattttgatgtgACTAAATGGATGACTTATTCATTTAAAACAATTCGATTTTCTCATGATCGAGTATTGTTTGAGGGTGAATTGTATAATGATAAAGGTATTCATGTTGCTAGTGTTGTTCAAGAAGGCTTGGTCAAACTTTCGGGAGCAGAAAGAGATGCAAAGTTGTAA
- a CDS encoding Vps33 protein (similar to S. cerevisiae VPS33), which produces MTNKTTPIDLNHFNEVTLNNLLTQLSKIYSTSNLLVLDPVLSPLINSLSTFSIIKEHAHCQNVTWLNDELAELPSSVLSEYSSLIMLLPESEINLQKLEMSIRHIQQENPGLKFNIIVKDLSKAFLYQINKIFNGIFDFEKILALSEPLKAVSITSKIKVFNWVTEPLYTDGILITEIGQYSGLDDYFSRPIKSINQLTKALIEVLFMGIKKEDEHKHLFKLRNIYGKGNHSDLLIKTLLQAQIPNFLNEHMTASEIEFYEDKLQSNTDLVVVERNLDMMPVLFSQLTYHGIIDDLFDIEFGSVVNLKQDVNKNLSKDELYNQDLKHLNFSAIGSRLNKMAKLIQQKFKDSGSNSGGGGGGGGGDSNIDDMKNLVSNLGSLTLQQDLIKKHTVIGEAVLSKINNEYEKFLTLQNDIFEMDYKLQMSNLKSFINANYQIEFIWPTILLIGYINDGISSKDLEKISTDLQDNYGLVATIALEKLVDLKLIRVLDESSTDFFTSLGLTSQKKHQNVNPVHEDDSDVAITGGKDVLKSNYTLVNKFWNLHPYEDDVIEPNAITTPNQDSTNLLQQYPNPSFTLPGNTVPLTLRIIESLYFRDFLKYKPVNNIKSRPNWDNLGLNTMIAGKVVDMNLDEVNDDKSKYLVIVFIGGITRSEVTCLKYLQEKFKARQTPKEIIVISNGIVNNKNLWQYITE; this is translated from the coding sequence ATGACCAACAAGACAACTCCAATCGACTTGAACCATTTCAATGAAGTGACGCTAAACAACCTCCTAACTCAATTAAGCAAGATCTactcaacttcaaatcTACTCGTATTAGACCCAGTTCTTTCGCCTTTAATAAATAGCctttcaacttttctgATCATTAAAGAACATGCCCATTGTCAAAACGTCACTTGGttaaatgatgaattggctGAATTACCGTCTTCTGTGTTATCTGAATACTCAAGTTTGATCATGTTACTACCTGAATCAGAGATtaatttgcaaaaattggaaatgagTATACGACATatacaacaagaaaatccTGGTTTAAAATTCAATATAATAGTCAAGGATTTATCCAAGGCATTCTTGTATCAAATTAACAAGATATTTAATGGcatatttgattttgagaaaATATTGGCATTGTCTGAACCATTAAAAGCTGTTAGTATCACGTCAAAAATTAAAGTATTCAATTGGGTTACTGAACCATTATATACCGACGGCATATTAATCACTGAAATTGGCCAATATTCAGGCTTGGATGATTACTTTTCCCGACCAATTAAACtgattaatcaattgactAAAGCTTTGATTGAAGTGTTGTTTATGGGTattaaaaaagaagatgaacaCAAACACCTTTTCAAACTTCGAAATATTTATGGCAAGGGAAACCATTCAGATTTGTTAATCAAGACTCTATTACAAGCTCAAATACCTAATTTTTTAAATGAACATATGACGGCATCTGAAATTGAGTTTTATGAGGATAAATTACAAAGTAATACTGAtttagttgttgttgaacgTAACTTGGATATGATGCCAGTATTATTTAGCCAGTTGACGTATCATGGTATTATTGATGACTTGTTTGacattgaatttggttCCGTagtcaatttgaaacaagatgTTAATAAAAACTTATCCAAAGATGAATTGTATAATCAAGATTTAAAACACCTTAATTTCTCGGCTATTGGATCTAggttgaacaaaatggCCAAGCTAATCCAACAGAAATTTAAAGATTCAGGTAGTAATTCtggaggaggaggaggaggaggagggGGTgattcaaatattgatgatatgaaaaatttagtttcaaatttaggAAGTTTAACATTACAACAAGATTTAATTAAAAAACATACAGTTATTGGAGAAGCAGTACTTTCTAAAATCAATAATGagtatgaaaaatttctaacattacaaaatgatatttttgaaatggattacaaattgcaaatgtCCAATTTAAAATCATTTATTAATGccaattatcaaattgaatttatatGGCCCACTATTCTTTTAATTGGATATATTAACGATGGCATTTCAAGTAAAGATTTAGAGAAAATTTCAACCGATCTACAAGATAATTATGGATTAGTTGCAACTATagctttggaaaaattggttgatttgaaattgattagAGTTTTAGATGAATCTTCAACGGATTTTTTCACCTCACTAGGATTGACAAGCCAAAAGAAGCACCAAAATGTCAACCCTGTTCATGAAGATGATAGCGATGTAGCTATAACTGGAGGTAAAGATGTACTCAAGAGCAACTATACCCTAGTTaacaaattttggaatttaCATCCTTATGAAGACGATGTGATTGAACCAAATGCCATAACAACCCCAAATCAAGATCTGACAAATCttttacaacaatatcCTAATCCATCTTTTACATTACCAGGTAATACAGTTCCCCTAACACTTCGCATCATTGAATCCTTATATTTCCGCGATTTCCTCAAATATAAACCAGTTAATAATATTAAATCACGACCAAATTGGGATAACCTTGGTTTGAATACAATGATTGCGggaaaagttgttgacaTGAATTTAGATGAAgttaatgatgataaaCTGAAATATTTGGTGATTGTATTTATCGGGGGAATTACCAGAAGCGAAGTGACATGTTTAAAGTATTTGCAAGAAAAGTTCAAAGCTAGACAAACACCAAAAGAAATAAttgtaatttcaaatggaatagtcaataacaaaaatCTTTGGCAGTATATCACTGAATAA
- a CDS encoding Cox9 subunit VIIa of cytochrome c oxidase produces MAIAPITGTLKRKIITDITIGFAAGFTLATLYWYTEHTPLVAKREAYYAQLQKQKEAEDVA; encoded by the coding sequence atGGCTATTGCTCCAATTACAGGTActttgaagagaaaaatcATAACTGACATCACCATTGGTTTTGCTGCTGGTTTTACTTTGGCCACTTTATACTGGTACACTGAGCACACTCCTCTTGTTGCCAAAAGAGAGGCTTATTATGCTCAATTGcagaaacaaaaggaaGCTGAAGATGTAGCTTAA
- a CDS encoding Cox8 cytochrome c oxidase: MFTRSILQRVTKTPAQQLTSSIIPKRSFQISAKLMSDMNNIYGHPEEGVYSNLPFKIKNRKFIPFAVWYWGVMGFFFAFPFLTSTWQIYKSGGFNAKDE; encoded by the coding sequence atGTTTACCAGATCAATCTTACAAAGAGTCACCAAGACTCCAGCTCAACAATTGACTTCATCGATTATCCCTAAAAgatcttttcaaatctcgGCTAAATTGATGAGTGATATGAATAATATTTATGGGCATCCAGAAGAGGGtgtttattcaaatttgcCATTCAAGATTAAGAACAGAAAATTTATTCCATTTGCAGTTTGGTATTGGGGTGTTATGGGGTtcttttttgcttttcCGTTTTTGACTTCAACTTGGCAAATTTATAAATCTGGTGGTTTCAATGCTAAGGATGAATAA